One window from the genome of Oryctolagus cuniculus chromosome 1, mOryCun1.1, whole genome shotgun sequence encodes:
- the LOC100355421 gene encoding interferon omega-1, with the protein MAQLLPLLTALVLCSYGPVGSLGCDLPHNSVPLSRKTLVLLDQMRRVSPVLCLKDRRDFQFPREVVNGSQFQKNQTVSVLHEMLQQLFNLLHTARSSAAWNNTLLEELHTALHQQLQGLETCLVQAMGEEDSVLTADSPTLMLKRYFQRIRLYLDEKKHSGCAWELVRMEIRRAFSSTADLQESLRSKDGDLASS; encoded by the coding sequence ATGGCCCAGCTACTCCCTCTGCTGACGGCCCTGGTGCTGTGCAGCTATGGCCCTGTTGGATCTCTGGGCTGTGACCTGCCTCACAACTCTGTCCCGCTGAGCAGGAAGACCTTGGTGCTTCTGGACCAGATGAGGAGGGTCTCCCCTGTCTTGTGTCTCAAGGACAGAAGAGACTTCCAGTTCCCGCGGGAGGTGGTGAACGGCAGCCAGTTCCAGAAGAACCAGACCGTGTCTGTCCTGCACGAGATGCTGCAGCAGCTCTTCAACCTCCTCCACACAGCGCGCTCCTCTGCTGCCTGGAACAACACCCTCCTGGAGGAACTGCACACTGCCCTTCATCAGCAGCTGCAAGGCCTGGAGACCTGCTTGGTACAGGCCATGGGAGAGGAAGACTCTGTCCTGACGGCTGACAGCCCAACACTGATGCTGAAGAGGTACTTCCAGAGAATCCGTCTCTACCTGGACGAGAAGAAACACAGTGGCTGTGCCTGGGAACTCGTCAGAATGGAGATCAGGAGAGCCTTCTCCTCAACAGCAGACTTGCAGGAAAGCTTAAGAAGCAAGGATGGAGACCTGGCGTCATCCTGA